The region CGCCGGTATACTTCTACCACGTGCCCGCCCACTTCAAGGCACTTATCGACCGTACCCAGCGCTTCTGGCTGCTGCGCGAACGGGGCGATGCCCGTATGCTGCAACTGCCACGGCGCAAGGCATGGGTAACCATGATTGCCGGACGCAGGCGCGGAGAAAAACTGTTTGAAGGCAGCCTGCTGACGCTGAAATATTTTCTGAAATCATTCAACATCGATATGCAGGAGCCGCTGCTGCTGACGGGGCTGGACGATGCCGAAGCGCTGGAACGCCAGCCGGAAACCCTGCAGCAGATCACCGCATACGGCCGGCAGGCGGCAGAGGCCTTTTTGCGGTCTGATGAGCGATGATGCAGGCCCTGCGCCGGATAAAGCGCATAATCGCACTGCGCGAACGCCGCTGCATGGTCTGCGGCGACTGTTTCCGGCCGCAGCAGACCGCGGTGCTGCTGTGCAACAGCTGCCGCCGGCAACTGGTCCAGCGCACCGGCGGTTTCTGCCCCCGGTGCGGTCTGCCCCATGCGCTGGAGTCCATGCCCCTCACGCTCTGCTCTTCATGCATATCCACCCCGCCCCCTTGGCTTTCGCTGCGTTTTTACGGGCTGTATGACGGGCTGCTGCGCAGGATCATCATCCGGTACAAACACACCCCCGACCTGACCCTGCACCCTCTCATGGGCCACATGCTCTGTCAGGCACTGCGCCTGCGTCCTTTTTCGCCACAGGAAAAGCCGGACGTCATAGTGCCCGTACCGCTGCATCCGGCGCGCCTGCACATGCGCGGCTTCAACCAGAGCTACCTGCCTGCACGTCCGGCAGCGGTCATGCTGACCGTTCCTCTGCAAAAAAACATACTGCGCCGCACACGATACACTTCTGCCCAGACAGGGCTGCCGAAAGAGGAACGGCGGCGCAACCTGCGCGATGCCTTTGAAGCGGACAGTTGTGTACGCGGCAGAAACGTGCTGCTGGTAGACGACGTGATGACCACAGGCGCCACACTGGAACACTGCGCGCAGGCCCTGTACCACGCAGGCGCACAGCAGGTGCATGCCGTGGTGGCCGCAAGAACGCCGCCGCACGCACACCGGCAGACAGCATGACGAAAATCCGCCGTACTGCCCGACCGGTCTGCCCCCCCCCATTCTGCCAGCCGTCCTGCCAGCCGTTCTGCCAGCGATACAGCCAACCGGACAGGCGTCAGTGTAATCTGCTGTTCCGCCATGTTTCCCCCGGCAGGCCGTCCGGCAAGACTGCTGTCGATACATCCGGCGTGACAGCCGGCAGGCATTCATAAAAACAGCTCCGCATGCTGCCCCGCCACCAGAAACACAATGCGCACAACCCCGCAGCCGGTTCATTCCCCCCAACATATAATGCATATGCGGTGCCCGTTGATTGACCTTATTCCCCGCGACGATTAATAATACCTCTGATGACAACTTGCACCGGAGGATCCATGCGCTTTCTCATTGTCGAAGACGACTTTACCAGCCGCAAATTTCTGCAGGGCATACTGTCCCCCCACGGAGAATGCGATGTAGCCGTAAACGGCAGGGAAGCCGTGGAGGCTTTTGAAGCTGCTCTGGAGGCGGGCACGCCATACCACCT is a window of Oleidesulfovibrio alaskensis DSM 16109 DNA encoding:
- a CDS encoding flavodoxin family protein, whose product is MSLLSEPLTVHSISCSPRAGGNSDKAAELFADGFAAAGGADILHLRRYDIRPCTSCYRCEHDPDGWCFLEDMDQSACIFRLLQEAPALHFASPVYFYHVPAHFKALIDRTQRFWLLRERGDARMLQLPRRKAWVTMIAGRRRGEKLFEGSLLTLKYFLKSFNIDMQEPLLLTGLDDAEALERQPETLQQITAYGRQAAEAFLRSDER
- a CDS encoding ComF family protein — protein: MMQALRRIKRIIALRERRCMVCGDCFRPQQTAVLLCNSCRRQLVQRTGGFCPRCGLPHALESMPLTLCSSCISTPPPWLSLRFYGLYDGLLRRIIIRYKHTPDLTLHPLMGHMLCQALRLRPFSPQEKPDVIVPVPLHPARLHMRGFNQSYLPARPAAVMLTVPLQKNILRRTRYTSAQTGLPKEERRRNLRDAFEADSCVRGRNVLLVDDVMTTGATLEHCAQALYHAGAQQVHAVVAARTPPHAHRQTA